A DNA window from Actinomadura coerulea contains the following coding sequences:
- a CDS encoding NUDIX domain-containing protein codes for MSWLPPEEYVRTLPNATMYAALYFTDVDGDPLFLRSALGVETWQFPGGNVEHGDATPFAAAVRECGEETGIEFDEPPVLLLTHFLPAQPRWPRAKIGFIFDGGTLTDAELGRIVLDPSEHTEWLVQPIGAWKATMSPRSFSRVAAVHEARSSRSATFLCEPPPA; via the coding sequence GTGAGCTGGTTGCCTCCTGAGGAGTACGTCCGCACTCTTCCGAACGCCACCATGTACGCCGCCTTGTACTTCACCGACGTCGACGGCGATCCTCTCTTCCTGCGCTCGGCACTGGGCGTGGAGACCTGGCAGTTCCCCGGCGGCAACGTGGAGCACGGCGACGCCACCCCGTTCGCCGCGGCCGTGCGGGAGTGCGGAGAGGAGACCGGCATCGAGTTCGACGAACCGCCCGTCCTCCTTCTGACGCACTTCCTCCCGGCCCAACCGAGGTGGCCCCGCGCGAAGATCGGGTTCATCTTCGACGGCGGAACGCTCACGGACGCCGAACTCGGCCGGATCGTCCTGGACCCGTCCGAGCACACCGAGTGGCTCGTCCAACCGATCGGCGCCTGGAAGGCGACGATGAGCCCGCGCTCGTTCAGCCGGGTCGCGGCCGTGCACGAGGCCAGAAGCAGCCGATCCGCGACGTTCCTCTGCGAACCGCCGCCCGCGTAG
- a CDS encoding FAD-dependent oxidoreductase: protein MPRGTAVVLGGSVAGLCAAGVLARHFERVVVLERDRLPPEAEHRRGVPQSKHPHFLLNSGRRAIGEIFPGFEEALIAAGGMHLMPSMDAAYCENDGWAPRKSGSMTMVYSSRVLIERVLRAKVRELPAIEIREGVTVTGLRSTGGRVEGVEYDSEGHLAADLVVDALGRGSSVVEWLGAAGWPAPPEKTLDAKVTYTSRWYDLPPAGRRPETWWWKHLVITPTQDSGDHPAEHEFLSNFFPIEGGRAIVCMGSWGLEMPRKAEAFEDALDRVRTPVFAQAARACTPTSAVHLTRSTGNKWRRYDLLKAPPVGLVCVGDSICAFNPFYAQGMSSAARSALILDEVLRRRGAVDLAFTREFLRGQRKSLQVPWMLAMARDQAYDFATGTEVAAAWRRGLTARLSWPVFNAITAASREDDYVERTFAQVFNLDRSLRQMAADPRFWFGVVRYKLRQRLGRTVVPHGFDYRRDPPGIDFTGHTGPGAPPARGDDLVGT, encoded by the coding sequence ATGCCGCGTGGGACGGCCGTGGTGCTCGGCGGCAGTGTGGCGGGGCTGTGCGCCGCGGGGGTGCTCGCCCGCCACTTCGAGAGGGTGGTCGTGCTGGAGCGGGACCGGCTGCCGCCGGAGGCCGAGCATCGGCGGGGCGTCCCGCAGAGCAAGCACCCGCACTTCCTCCTCAACTCCGGGCGGCGCGCGATCGGAGAGATCTTCCCCGGGTTCGAGGAGGCGCTCATCGCCGCGGGCGGGATGCACCTGATGCCGTCGATGGACGCGGCCTACTGCGAGAACGACGGCTGGGCACCGCGCAAGTCCGGATCGATGACGATGGTGTACAGCTCCCGGGTGCTGATCGAGCGGGTTCTGCGCGCCAAGGTCCGCGAGCTGCCGGCCATCGAGATCCGCGAGGGGGTGACCGTCACCGGGCTTCGCTCCACGGGCGGTCGCGTCGAAGGGGTCGAGTACGACAGCGAGGGCCACCTTGCGGCCGACCTGGTCGTCGACGCTCTGGGACGCGGTTCTTCGGTCGTGGAGTGGCTCGGCGCGGCCGGGTGGCCCGCGCCGCCGGAGAAGACGCTCGACGCCAAGGTCACCTACACCTCGCGCTGGTACGACCTGCCCCCGGCGGGGCGGCGCCCGGAGACGTGGTGGTGGAAGCACCTGGTCATCACTCCGACCCAGGACAGCGGCGACCACCCGGCAGAGCACGAGTTCCTCAGCAACTTCTTCCCCATCGAGGGCGGGCGCGCCATCGTGTGCATGGGGTCGTGGGGTCTTGAGATGCCGCGCAAGGCGGAGGCGTTCGAGGACGCCCTGGACCGTGTGCGGACACCGGTGTTCGCGCAGGCCGCCCGTGCCTGCACTCCGACCTCCGCGGTGCACCTGACCCGTTCCACCGGCAACAAGTGGCGCCGGTACGACCTGCTCAAGGCCCCCCCGGTCGGGCTGGTGTGCGTCGGCGACTCGATCTGCGCCTTCAACCCCTTCTACGCCCAGGGGATGAGCTCCGCCGCGCGCTCGGCGCTCATCCTCGACGAGGTGCTGCGCAGGCGCGGCGCCGTCGACCTCGCGTTCACGCGCGAGTTCCTGCGCGGGCAGAGGAAGTCCCTCCAGGTGCCCTGGATGCTGGCGATGGCCCGTGACCAGGCGTACGACTTCGCGACCGGGACCGAGGTCGCCGCCGCCTGGCGCCGCGGGCTCACCGCGCGCCTGAGCTGGCCGGTCTTCAACGCCATCACCGCCGCGAGCCGCGAGGACGACTACGTCGAACGGACGTTCGCCCAGGTGTTCAACCTCGACAGGTCGCTCCGGCAGATGGCCGCCGATCCGCGGTTCTGGTTCGGCGTCGTCCGGTACAAGCTGCGGCAGCGCCTCGGCCGCACCGTCGTTCCCCACGGGTTCGACTACCGGCGGGATCCGCCCGGCATCGACTTCACCGGCCATACCGGTCCCGGCGCCCCGCCGGCCCGCGGCGACGACCTTGTCGGCACCTGA
- a CDS encoding TetR/AcrR family transcriptional regulator — MGHHGWRGRPPASEAEARQRIVDATVRCIDRHGVVKTTLSDVANELGVTRQTVYRHFGRISDIIGEVAAQGAESFVDRLIAHLQGIGDPADAVVEGMVFCVRTIPNEPRLSLLLQLEDSAAFGRGATTAEAIAYGAEMLKRFPVDWAAAGVAEDELDGLAEIVMRLLTSLLQHPSEPPRDEAEVRAVLYRWLAPALRAGGLRPE, encoded by the coding sequence ATGGGGCACCACGGCTGGCGCGGCCGGCCTCCCGCGTCGGAGGCCGAGGCCCGGCAGCGCATCGTCGACGCGACCGTCCGCTGCATCGACAGGCACGGCGTCGTGAAGACGACGCTGTCCGACGTCGCGAACGAGCTCGGGGTGACCCGCCAGACCGTCTACCGCCACTTCGGCCGCATCAGCGACATCATCGGCGAGGTCGCGGCCCAGGGCGCCGAGTCGTTCGTCGACCGGCTGATCGCCCACCTCCAGGGCATCGGCGACCCGGCCGACGCCGTGGTCGAGGGCATGGTCTTCTGTGTGCGGACCATCCCGAACGAGCCCAGGCTGAGCCTGCTGCTCCAGCTGGAGGACTCCGCCGCCTTCGGCCGCGGGGCCACCACCGCGGAGGCGATCGCCTACGGCGCCGAGATGCTGAAGCGCTTCCCCGTCGACTGGGCGGCCGCCGGTGTCGCAGAGGACGAGCTCGACGGCCTCGCCGAGATCGTCATGCGCCTGCTGACCTCGCTGCTGCAGCATCCGAGCGAGCCTCCGCGGGACGAGGCCGAGGTCCGCGCCGTCCTGTACCGCTGGCTGGCCCCCGCCCTGCGCGCGGGCGGCCTCAGACCGGAGTGA
- a CDS encoding diacylglycerol kinase produces the protein MAIRVLHVATGNVGRIALGQLIEDPRFELAGLVVSDPAKAGRDAGELAGLDVVTGVAATADLDAALAARPDCTVYCAIGETRLPGALADIGKILAAGSNVVASSPVPLIYPWGLLPDRMIRPIEDACRAGGTSVFTTGVDPGWVNDLLPFAIASTCQRVEQVRCSEIADYATYDGGPVMFDFMGFGRPVGDLPKLLRPGMLAASWGVSLRMLARGFGFELDEITEWFEQEPAPEAFDVAAGHIPAGGMAAVRFTITGVAGGREVLVIDHTTRLRGDLRPDWPQPAQDGGSYRVEITGEPSYRVDICPASAKGDHNYAAIAAGAGRIVNAIPDVVAAPPGLRTPLDLPFTTARGVFAAALTDRGTGREERRPWDVWTGRPL, from the coding sequence ATGGCCATCCGCGTCCTGCACGTGGCCACCGGCAACGTCGGCCGCATCGCCCTCGGGCAGCTGATCGAGGATCCCCGCTTCGAGCTGGCCGGGCTGGTCGTGTCGGACCCCGCGAAGGCCGGGCGCGACGCCGGCGAGCTCGCCGGGCTCGACGTGGTCACGGGCGTCGCGGCCACCGCGGACCTGGACGCGGCCCTCGCCGCGCGGCCGGACTGCACCGTCTACTGCGCGATCGGCGAGACCCGGCTGCCCGGCGCCCTCGCCGACATCGGGAAGATCCTCGCCGCGGGCAGCAACGTGGTCGCCTCCTCCCCGGTGCCGCTGATCTACCCCTGGGGCCTGCTGCCGGACCGCATGATCCGTCCCATCGAGGACGCGTGCCGGGCGGGCGGGACGAGCGTCTTCACCACCGGAGTGGACCCGGGCTGGGTGAACGACCTGCTGCCCTTCGCGATCGCGAGCACCTGCCAGCGGGTGGAGCAGGTGCGCTGCTCGGAGATCGCCGACTACGCGACCTACGACGGCGGCCCGGTCATGTTCGACTTCATGGGCTTCGGCCGCCCCGTGGGGGATCTGCCGAAGCTGCTGCGGCCGGGGATGCTCGCCGCGTCGTGGGGCGTCAGTCTCCGGATGCTGGCCCGGGGGTTCGGTTTCGAGCTCGACGAGATCACCGAGTGGTTCGAGCAGGAGCCGGCGCCGGAGGCGTTCGACGTGGCCGCCGGGCACATCCCCGCCGGCGGGATGGCGGCCGTCCGGTTCACGATCACCGGCGTCGCCGGCGGCCGGGAGGTCCTCGTCATCGACCACACGACCCGGCTGCGCGGCGACCTGCGGCCGGACTGGCCGCAGCCGGCGCAGGACGGCGGCTCCTACCGGGTCGAGATCACCGGCGAGCCGTCCTACCGCGTCGACATCTGCCCGGCCAGCGCCAAGGGCGACCACAACTACGCCGCGATCGCCGCGGGCGCCGGGCGGATCGTCAACGCGATCCCCGACGTCGTCGCGGCGCCGCCGGGGCTGCGGACGCCGCTCGACCTGCCCTTCACCACCGCCCGCGGGGTCTTCGCGGCGGCGCTGACCGACCGGGGCACCGGCAGAGAGGAACGGCGACCATGGGACGTGTGGACGGGAAGACCGCTCTGA
- a CDS encoding glucose 1-dehydrogenase, producing the protein MGRVDGKTALISGGARGIGAASARALAAEGARIVIGDILDDEGGAVADELGDAGRYVHLDVTSEADWAAAVETTVAEFGALNVLFNNAGIANGAAVNRFRPEKWRQIIDVNLTGPFLGIRAATDALIAAGGGSIINNSSIEGLRGTSWAHGYVASKWGLRGLTKSVAVELAPHGIRVNSLHPGLIRTPLTEGIPDDMVPIPLGRPGLPEDVASFVVFLASDESSFATGAEFVIDGGTVQQIPHKS; encoded by the coding sequence ATGGGACGTGTGGACGGGAAGACCGCTCTGATCAGCGGCGGGGCACGCGGCATCGGCGCGGCCAGCGCCCGGGCCCTGGCCGCCGAGGGCGCCAGGATCGTGATCGGCGACATCCTCGACGACGAGGGCGGGGCGGTCGCGGACGAGCTGGGCGACGCGGGACGCTACGTGCACCTCGACGTGACCAGCGAGGCGGACTGGGCGGCGGCCGTGGAGACCACCGTCGCGGAGTTCGGCGCGCTGAACGTCCTGTTCAACAACGCGGGGATCGCCAACGGCGCGGCCGTCAACCGGTTCAGGCCGGAGAAGTGGCGGCAGATCATCGACGTCAACCTCACCGGCCCGTTTCTCGGCATCCGCGCGGCCACCGACGCGCTGATCGCCGCCGGAGGCGGTTCGATCATCAACAACTCCTCCATCGAGGGCCTTCGCGGCACCTCCTGGGCGCACGGCTACGTGGCCTCGAAGTGGGGGCTGCGGGGCCTGACGAAGTCGGTCGCCGTGGAGCTCGCCCCGCACGGCATCCGGGTCAACTCCCTGCACCCCGGCCTGATCCGGACACCGCTCACCGAAGGCATCCCCGACGACATGGTCCCGATCCCCCTCGGACGCCCCGGCCTGCCGGAGGACGTCGCCTCCTTCGTCGTCTTCCTCGCCAGCGACGAGTCGTCCTTCGCCACCGGAGCCGAGTTCGTCATCGACGGAGGGACCGTGCAGCAGATCCCCCACAAGAGCTGA
- a CDS encoding MGH1-like glycoside hydrolase domain-containing protein translates to MRRPLNALAGLTLGSALLVGAVPASSAAERKAGPEGYADVLDMHGVPANALPAEVNEVNVFSDRGAWHAYALPRPGDKDAYGGFSGPLYIAQEYPWWLSKAFSRIRLRADGRDLDLGAAGAPRLTALPGMLRQVYDLPGLRLTLELRFASGHSALVRASVANTGTGPRTVEVGWSGSLLRPDDEPMKSAPSLHATARGVAVGFARVREQWDYLTDGTERFEVTHADPVRTTVTGDSYRTDLARPLTLAPRGSSELTWAESYTFTAAERQREAAAVRDLLRRPGKAIGDTDARWRRYVEAVTADVPAGRRRLAVKALETLVTNWRGPAGRLDHGGITPSISYKWFTGGFWAWDTWKQAVGVAGFDPALAQSQIRSMFDHQITADSRDRPQDAGMIPDCLFYNDPARGGGNWNERNTKPPLAAWAVWETYRRSGDVRFLREMYPKLVAYHDWWYRTRDHDHDGLAEYGATVDPANDTPEARRQAAAWESGMDNAPRFDAALGTTAVENRDAAGRVVGYSLNQESVDLNSYLAAEKGYLAAIAQRLGDRAASRRLTAQARTLTAAIRTRMYDPATGYFYDTDLASGRRLTDRGRGIEGAIPLWAGVASGPQAAAVRGRLTDPEEFATPMPFATVSKSSPYFAPEKYWRGPVWLDQAYFSLEGLRRYGYRADASVLADRLRGSASGLLGDGPIMENYNPLTGAPLNSTNFSWSAALLLALD, encoded by the coding sequence ATGCGACGACCGCTCAACGCCCTGGCCGGGCTCACGCTCGGCTCCGCCCTCCTTGTCGGCGCCGTGCCGGCGTCCTCCGCGGCCGAGCGGAAGGCCGGGCCGGAGGGCTACGCCGACGTGCTCGACATGCACGGTGTCCCGGCCAACGCGCTTCCCGCGGAGGTCAACGAGGTCAACGTCTTCAGCGACCGCGGCGCGTGGCACGCCTACGCCCTGCCGCGGCCGGGCGACAAGGACGCCTACGGCGGGTTCTCCGGGCCGCTCTACATCGCCCAGGAGTACCCGTGGTGGCTGAGCAAGGCGTTCAGCCGCATCCGGCTGCGCGCGGACGGCCGGGACCTCGACCTCGGTGCCGCCGGCGCGCCCCGGCTCACCGCGCTGCCCGGGATGCTGCGCCAGGTCTACGACCTGCCGGGCCTGCGGCTCACCCTCGAACTGCGCTTCGCCTCCGGGCACAGCGCGCTCGTCCGCGCCTCCGTCGCCAACACCGGGACCGGTCCCCGGACGGTGGAGGTCGGCTGGAGCGGTTCGCTGCTGCGCCCGGACGACGAGCCGATGAAGAGCGCGCCGTCCCTGCACGCCACGGCGCGCGGCGTCGCCGTCGGCTTCGCCCGCGTCCGCGAGCAGTGGGACTACCTCACCGACGGCACCGAACGGTTCGAGGTGACCCACGCCGACCCGGTCCGCACCACCGTCACCGGCGACTCCTACCGCACGGACCTGGCGCGCCCGCTCACCCTCGCGCCGCGCGGCTCGTCCGAGCTGACCTGGGCCGAGTCCTACACCTTCACCGCCGCCGAACGGCAGCGGGAGGCGGCGGCCGTCCGCGACCTGCTGCGCCGCCCCGGGAAGGCGATCGGCGACACCGACGCCCGCTGGCGCCGGTACGTCGAGGCCGTCACCGCCGACGTGCCCGCCGGACGGCGGCGGCTCGCGGTCAAGGCGCTCGAGACCCTCGTCACCAACTGGCGCGGCCCGGCAGGGAGGCTCGACCACGGCGGCATCACGCCGTCCATCTCCTACAAGTGGTTCACCGGCGGGTTCTGGGCCTGGGACACCTGGAAGCAGGCGGTGGGCGTGGCGGGCTTCGACCCGGCGCTCGCCCAGTCGCAGATCAGGTCGATGTTCGACCACCAGATCACCGCGGACTCGCGGGACCGGCCGCAGGACGCCGGCATGATCCCCGACTGCCTCTTCTACAACGACCCCGCCCGCGGCGGCGGCAACTGGAACGAGCGCAACACCAAGCCGCCGCTGGCCGCCTGGGCGGTCTGGGAGACCTACCGGCGCAGCGGCGACGTCCGGTTCCTGCGCGAGATGTATCCGAAGCTGGTCGCCTACCACGACTGGTGGTACCGCACCCGGGACCACGACCACGACGGCCTCGCCGAGTACGGCGCGACCGTCGACCCGGCCAACGACACGCCGGAGGCCCGGCGGCAGGCCGCCGCGTGGGAGAGCGGCATGGACAACGCCCCGCGCTTCGACGCCGCGCTCGGCACCACCGCCGTGGAGAACCGGGACGCCGCCGGTCGGGTCGTCGGCTACTCCCTGAACCAGGAGTCCGTCGACCTCAACTCCTACCTCGCCGCCGAGAAGGGCTACCTCGCGGCGATCGCGCAGCGGCTCGGCGACCGTGCGGCGTCCCGCCGCCTGACCGCGCAGGCGCGGACGCTGACCGCCGCGATCCGCACGCGGATGTACGACCCGGCGACCGGCTACTTCTACGACACCGACCTCGCGTCGGGCCGGCGCCTCACCGACCGGGGCCGCGGCATCGAGGGCGCGATCCCGCTCTGGGCGGGCGTCGCGTCCGGGCCCCAAGCGGCCGCCGTCCGCGGCAGGCTGACCGACCCGGAGGAGTTCGCCACCCCGATGCCGTTCGCGACGGTGTCGAAGAGCTCGCCGTACTTCGCCCCGGAGAAGTACTGGCGCGGCCCCGTCTGGCTCGACCAGGCGTACTTCTCCCTGGAGGGCCTGCGGAGGTACGGCTACCGCGCCGACGCGTCCGTCCTCGCCGACCGCCTGCGCGGCTCGGCGTCCGGCCTTCTCGGAGACGGGCCGATCATGGAGAACTACAACCCGCTGACGGGGGCCCCGCTGAACTCGACCAACTTCAGCTGGTCCGCCGCCCTGCTGCTGGCCCTGGACTGA
- a CDS encoding beta-galactosidase, whose translation MSEANRGVRGSVHSRGAGLLYGGDYNPEQWPEEVWAEDVRLMNEAGVNLVTVGVFSWARLQPGPDDWDFGWLDRLLDLLAEHGIAADLATATASPPAWLVRRHPEIMPVTADGVRLEFGSRQHYCPSSPVYRGSATRLARMIAQRYRAHPAVVLWHVHNEYGDHVTECFCATSAAAFRAWLRERYGDVAELNRAWATDFWSQRYGRWEEIEPPRAAPGPVNPTQLLDWRRFCSDALLGCYLAEKAVLDEDGGGLPVTTNFMSMFKPLDYWKWAAHEDVVSDDAYPDPADPAAHVNAAMNFDLMRSLKAGRPWLLMEQAPSAVSWRPVNVPKPPALGRLWSFQAVARGADGVLHFQWRASRAGAEKFHSALLPHRGTGSPQWDRTVRLGRDLARLAEVAGTRTAADVAIVLDWDSWWALELDDHPSSRLRLKDLTLSWYGAAHARNVAVDFVPRGADLAPYRLVLLPNLYMASDETAAWLGSYVADGGRLVCGFFSGIVDDHDHVHLGGYPAPLRNVLGVVVDEFWPVPDDASVEVAFGERTVPATLWSEWLETAGAETAAVYGPGALAGRPAVTRNAHGAGRAWYVSCHLGDGIGFVLDEAFADAGVRPVHAVPDGVEATRRDGPAASYLFLLNHRDAETDVPVPGGVDLLSGTAVRGTLRLPPLGAAVLRTAHPHPER comes from the coding sequence CTTCGGGTGGCTCGACCGGCTGCTGGACCTGCTCGCCGAGCACGGGATCGCCGCCGACCTCGCCACCGCCACCGCGTCGCCGCCCGCCTGGCTGGTGCGCCGCCACCCGGAGATCATGCCCGTCACGGCGGACGGCGTGCGGCTGGAGTTCGGTTCCCGCCAGCACTACTGCCCGTCCTCGCCCGTCTACCGGGGATCGGCGACGCGGCTGGCCCGGATGATCGCCCAGCGGTACCGCGCGCACCCGGCGGTCGTGCTGTGGCACGTCCACAACGAGTACGGCGACCACGTGACCGAGTGCTTCTGCGCCACGTCGGCGGCCGCGTTCCGGGCCTGGCTGCGGGAGAGGTACGGCGATGTCGCGGAGCTGAACCGCGCCTGGGCGACGGACTTCTGGTCGCAGCGCTACGGCCGGTGGGAGGAGATCGAGCCGCCGCGCGCCGCGCCCGGGCCGGTGAACCCGACCCAGCTGCTCGACTGGCGCCGGTTCTGCTCCGACGCCCTGCTCGGCTGCTACCTGGCGGAGAAGGCCGTCCTGGACGAGGACGGCGGCGGCCTCCCGGTGACGACGAACTTCATGTCGATGTTCAAGCCGCTGGACTACTGGAAGTGGGCGGCGCACGAGGACGTCGTGTCCGACGACGCCTACCCCGACCCGGCCGACCCGGCGGCGCACGTGAACGCCGCGATGAACTTCGACCTGATGCGCTCGCTGAAGGCCGGCCGGCCGTGGCTGCTCATGGAGCAGGCGCCGTCGGCGGTGAGCTGGCGCCCGGTCAACGTTCCGAAGCCGCCCGCGCTGGGACGGCTGTGGTCCTTCCAGGCGGTGGCGCGCGGCGCGGACGGCGTGCTGCACTTCCAGTGGCGGGCGTCGCGCGCCGGGGCCGAGAAGTTCCACAGCGCTCTCCTCCCGCATCGCGGCACCGGCTCGCCGCAGTGGGACCGGACCGTGCGCCTCGGGCGCGACCTCGCCCGGCTCGCCGAGGTCGCGGGCACCCGCACCGCGGCCGACGTCGCGATCGTGCTGGACTGGGACTCCTGGTGGGCGCTGGAACTGGACGACCACCCCTCGTCCCGGCTCCGGCTCAAGGACCTCACGCTGTCCTGGTACGGCGCGGCGCACGCCCGGAACGTGGCCGTCGACTTCGTCCCCCGGGGGGCGGACCTGGCGCCGTACCGGCTGGTGCTGCTGCCCAACCTCTACATGGCGAGCGATGAGACGGCCGCCTGGCTCGGCTCGTACGTCGCGGACGGCGGACGGTTGGTCTGCGGCTTCTTCAGCGGCATCGTCGACGATCACGACCACGTGCATCTCGGCGGCTATCCGGCGCCGCTCCGGAACGTGCTCGGAGTCGTCGTCGACGAGTTCTGGCCCGTCCCGGACGACGCGTCCGTCGAGGTGGCGTTCGGCGAACGAACGGTCCCGGCGACGCTGTGGAGCGAATGGCTGGAGACCGCCGGGGCGGAGACCGCGGCCGTCTACGGCCCCGGGGCGCTCGCCGGCCGTCCGGCGGTCACCCGCAACGCGCACGGCGCCGGGCGGGCCTGGTACGTGAGCTGCCACCTGGGCGACGGCATCGGGTTCGTGCTGGACGAGGCGTTCGCCGACGCGGGCGTCCGCCCGGTGCACGCCGTCCCGGACGGGGTCGAGGCCACCCGCCGGGACGGGCCCGCCGCGTCCTACCTCTTCCTGCTCAACCATCGCGACGCCGAGACGGACGTTCCCGTCCCGGGCGGCGTCGATCTGCTGTCCGGCACCGCCGTGCGGGGAACGCTGCGGCTGCCCCCGCTCGGGGCGGCGGTGCTCAGGACGGCCCACCCCCACCCCGAAAGGTGA